Proteins from one Leptonema illini DSM 21528 genomic window:
- the lepB gene encoding signal peptidase I, producing the protein MKRKIIAVALNLLLFPFGYYYLKQPRRFFLMALVSLFLVSLLRGGLMLSHLLLGGIGAAATFFLTVFALYALIMLDTMIVGGRPASDNRFFRLPHALWVVPLVFILKAAGGYPFDLFTEKNVASAHNIVSSSMEPTLFGGDYIYVRRIMNEDQKARGKLVVWQHVEENGPERKWLKRIIGIPGDTVVLREKNTENGSVLNVFVNGQSILDEKTSHAVVRRVDEPFTLYQEGSGEKKYWIQEGAEDAGQFVANTFVLGPDQYFLMGDNRDDSKDSRYLGPVSADRITHEYMFHYFSIDWQDDLRHKRKIDSAHLQDSQGQGSATTTGLAKWKRMKIRWDRIGIVVD; encoded by the coding sequence GTGAAGCGCAAGATCATAGCGGTAGCCCTGAACCTGCTGCTGTTTCCGTTTGGATATTACTACCTGAAGCAGCCACGTCGCTTTTTCCTGATGGCTCTCGTCAGCCTGTTCTTGGTGTCGCTGTTGAGAGGGGGACTGATGCTGTCTCACCTGCTTCTGGGCGGGATAGGTGCTGCAGCCACTTTTTTTCTGACCGTATTCGCTTTATACGCCTTAATAATGCTTGATACGATGATTGTTGGAGGCCGGCCGGCGTCAGACAATCGATTCTTTCGTCTGCCGCATGCCTTATGGGTCGTTCCTCTTGTCTTCATTCTAAAGGCTGCTGGAGGTTATCCGTTTGATCTCTTCACCGAAAAGAATGTAGCGTCTGCCCATAATATTGTCAGCTCTTCGATGGAACCGACTCTGTTTGGGGGGGATTATATTTACGTCAGGCGAATAATGAACGAGGACCAGAAAGCGCGCGGAAAGCTCGTCGTCTGGCAACATGTTGAAGAAAACGGTCCTGAGCGCAAATGGCTTAAGCGTATCATTGGCATTCCGGGCGATACCGTGGTGTTACGAGAGAAAAACACAGAGAACGGATCGGTCTTGAACGTATTCGTAAACGGACAGAGCATCCTCGATGAGAAAACGTCGCACGCTGTCGTGCGACGAGTGGATGAGCCTTTTACTCTATATCAGGAGGGTTCTGGTGAAAAGAAATACTGGATTCAAGAAGGCGCTGAAGATGCTGGTCAGTTTGTAGCGAATACCTTCGTTCTCGGGCCCGATCAGTATTTCTTGATGGGAGATAACCGTGATGATTCAAAGGACTCTCGGTATCTCGGTCCGGTATCGGCGGACAGGATAACCCATGAATACATGTTCCATTATTTCTCTATAGATTGGCAGGACGATCTGCGCCATAAGCGAAAGATCGATAGCGCTCATCTCCAGGATTCTCAAGGACAGGGATCGGCCACAACTACCGGGCTGGCAAAGTGGAAGCGCATGAAGATTCGGTGGGATCGTATCGGCATCGTCGTTGATTGA
- a CDS encoding APC family permease — METVRHGESASQEKHTLTRQLGVWTATFVVMASMIGSGIFGNTGIIQSAVGDPYMVIALWALGGIVALSGALCYAELSTLMPHAGGEYVYLKNIFGLLPSFLTGWVSFAVAFSAPAASAALLSADYLKPAVDLMLPGTIFASTLDSATGRKVLASLLIVLFTAIHVMHVKKGGVVQNILTVVKVGLVLVFMAAGFYVAVSAPELPMPGHFEGKGIQWGGVGLGLLFVMFAYSGWNGATYLAEEIRNPERNLPIALIGGTIITMVLYILLNVLYYLAVPASELAGEKAVAHLSASHLFGSKITTFFNVAFFFMLLSTVSATIMIGPRVYFAMARDRLFFKIAAEVHPKFHTPVMSFVIQGMLSILYIASGTYEQIQTYMGIALSIFPLVAIAGLMLLRHKRPDIKGPYRTPLYPLFPVIFILFTVITIITSVIGRPIEAGVALLVILLGVPVYFLWMRVVHRGLSKKDFHASLLNRPFGTNGTNGTDASQN, encoded by the coding sequence TTGGAAACAGTCCGGCACGGCGAATCCGCTTCGCAAGAAAAACATACGCTTACACGACAGCTTGGCGTCTGGACGGCAACGTTCGTCGTGATGGCGAGCATGATCGGTTCCGGTATCTTTGGAAACACCGGTATCATTCAGTCGGCCGTCGGTGATCCGTATATGGTCATCGCACTGTGGGCTCTTGGCGGTATCGTCGCTCTTTCGGGCGCTCTCTGCTATGCCGAGCTCTCGACGCTTATGCCGCATGCCGGCGGCGAGTATGTGTATTTAAAAAACATCTTCGGCCTTCTTCCTTCGTTCCTGACCGGATGGGTTTCTTTCGCCGTCGCCTTTTCCGCGCCGGCCGCCTCTGCCGCTCTCTTATCTGCCGACTATCTGAAGCCTGCCGTTGATCTCATGCTTCCTGGAACGATCTTTGCTTCAACGCTTGATTCGGCTACAGGACGCAAGGTCTTAGCCTCCCTGTTAATCGTGCTTTTCACCGCCATTCACGTCATGCATGTGAAGAAAGGCGGAGTGGTGCAGAACATCCTCACCGTGGTAAAGGTCGGCCTTGTTCTTGTCTTTATGGCGGCCGGTTTCTACGTTGCCGTTTCGGCTCCGGAACTGCCGATGCCCGGTCACTTCGAAGGCAAGGGCATTCAATGGGGCGGCGTCGGCCTCGGCCTTCTCTTTGTGATGTTTGCCTACAGCGGCTGGAACGGTGCGACCTATCTTGCCGAAGAGATTCGCAATCCCGAGCGCAACCTACCCATAGCGCTGATCGGTGGAACGATTATCACGATGGTGCTCTATATTCTATTGAACGTGCTGTATTACCTGGCCGTTCCCGCTTCTGAGCTTGCCGGCGAGAAGGCCGTCGCTCATCTTTCGGCCTCACACCTTTTTGGCTCTAAGATCACGACCTTCTTTAATGTCGCTTTCTTCTTCATGCTGCTTTCAACCGTTTCGGCGACGATCATGATCGGGCCGCGAGTTTATTTTGCGATGGCTCGCGACCGTCTGTTCTTCAAGATCGCCGCCGAGGTGCATCCGAAGTTTCACACGCCTGTCATGTCGTTCGTCATTCAGGGCATGCTTTCCATTCTCTATATCGCCTCGGGCACCTACGAGCAGATCCAGACCTACATGGGTATCGCTCTTTCGATCTTTCCTCTTGTGGCGATCGCCGGATTAATGTTGCTCAGGCATAAACGTCCCGATATTAAAGGCCCGTATCGTACGCCGCTGTATCCGCTTTTTCCGGTGATCTTCATCCTCTTTACGGTCATCACGATCATCACCAGCGTCATCGGTCGCCCCATCGAGGCGGGCGTAGCGCTGCTTGTGATCCTGCTCGGTGTGCCGGTCTACTTTTTGTGGATGCGCGTCGTGCACCGCGGCCTTTCGAAGAAGGATTTTCATGCCTCTCTTCTGAACCGGCCGTTTGGTACGAACGGCACAAACGGAACGGACGCCTCGCAGAACTGA
- a CDS encoding delta-60 repeat domain-containing protein, with the protein MKGRAAPLLLFALLPAACLRGPLHAPDDSIFSLFNLNAFFSSGSTGQLDTSFGGSGAAIFDSGFTDNCLDIALLSDDSVVTTGVSFNGAVNELIASRYSAGGLPVLSFGTSGTFHYNTGSNTGGIKIRRIAADQLILAGYTTNAGTDTLLLKIDASGNLDPGFGTAGVSVFDLLTPDDSTSDLVIDHAGRPVLSLSTGDQFFMAARFTASGALDTAFNGTGIVQTPLPSGQADAYAIAVDASNRVIAGGYDYGGAGTYPSTVIRYTSVGALDTAFAGTGIVQTDLSATVGDAFYSVIVQPDGKIVAAGYANVAAGSDALAVVRYLSNGSLDASFGTGGIVLIDVTAGPDSLRSVILQPDGKNVAAGTADAGSAGSDMVVVRLHPGGTLDTTFGGTGVVLIDIYGATDYGSRVLLQSDGAILVAGTASNGANNDAAIVRLR; encoded by the coding sequence ATGAAAGGCAGAGCCGCCCCTCTCCTGCTCTTTGCTCTTCTGCCGGCTGCCTGCCTGCGGGGCCCTCTTCACGCTCCCGATGACAGTATCTTTTCGCTCTTCAACCTGAATGCCTTTTTCTCCAGCGGATCAACGGGGCAGCTCGATACCAGCTTCGGCGGATCAGGGGCGGCGATTTTCGATAGCGGATTCACAGACAACTGTCTGGACATCGCTCTTTTAAGCGATGACAGCGTCGTCACGACCGGCGTCTCTTTTAACGGAGCAGTGAACGAGCTGATCGCCTCTCGCTACAGCGCCGGCGGCCTGCCCGTTCTTTCGTTTGGAACATCAGGCACCTTTCACTATAACACCGGAAGCAATACAGGCGGAATCAAAATCCGTCGTATCGCCGCAGATCAGCTGATCCTTGCCGGCTACACGACAAATGCCGGTACCGATACGCTGCTCTTAAAAATCGACGCCTCGGGTAACCTTGATCCGGGCTTTGGAACGGCCGGTGTCTCCGTTTTCGATCTACTCACTCCCGACGACTCGACAAGCGACCTTGTCATCGACCATGCCGGTCGTCCGGTACTTTCGCTTTCTACAGGCGATCAGTTCTTCATGGCCGCACGGTTCACGGCAAGCGGCGCCCTTGATACGGCCTTTAACGGAACCGGCATAGTACAAACGCCGCTGCCATCGGGACAGGCCGACGCCTATGCCATTGCCGTCGACGCCTCTAACCGCGTCATTGCAGGCGGATACGATTACGGAGGAGCAGGCACGTATCCGTCTACGGTGATCCGTTATACATCGGTGGGCGCGCTTGATACGGCGTTCGCCGGAACGGGAATCGTCCAGACCGACCTGAGCGCAACGGTGGGCGATGCGTTCTATTCGGTGATCGTTCAGCCTGACGGTAAGATCGTCGCCGCCGGTTACGCCAATGTCGCGGCAGGTAGCGACGCCCTCGCCGTTGTGCGTTATCTGAGCAACGGATCGCTTGATGCGAGCTTTGGAACGGGCGGGATCGTGCTTATTGATGTGACTGCAGGCCCCGACAGTCTACGATCCGTCATCCTGCAACCCGACGGCAAGAACGTCGCAGCGGGAACGGCCGATGCAGGAAGCGCCGGCTCCGATATGGTCGTCGTGCGTCTTCATCCGGGCGGCACCCTTGACACGACGTTCGGCGGAACGGGCGTCGTTCTTATCGATATCTACGGAGCCACGGACTATGGCTCCCGTGTTCTGCTGCAGAGCGACGGAGCGATTCTCGTGGCAGGTACTGCGAGTAACGGGGCGAATAACGACGCGGCTATCGTGAGGCTGAGGTAA
- a CDS encoding sigma factor-like helix-turn-helix DNA-binding protein translates to MKTVSKKRLTIGEVFSERRFLLLREFAHKKGLVYLDELKREMQTLKNIRGIGEKKYETILEKLKNPAAPSHYESYGSRQGRTIDPNMAISRAFKGSYRVFIDYATKKGYKTIADLKGISLDEIRSVNWPGNAIYKSFLRKLERYGVRPVDYRGKLDIDRHGMGILTDDVKLNKAYQNAKVANLREFLQLGEEGRLAIKNYGEISENLLRDLLLDHEIDPEQFENTRGSRFPERDMKLKPDDILGRMKTLLSQREYMILVHRGIKKQTLESVGSELNLTRERIRQIEKKAVLRTNIYLGPIIQQFADRIHEKVAKAGGRDTIKSLCRQLNAKEDSISLIAYLAGYRDLRIDGQYIYIDMTRSRNWRNGRSA, encoded by the coding sequence ATGAAAACAGTTTCGAAAAAAAGGCTTACGATCGGCGAAGTATTCTCAGAGCGCCGCTTTCTGCTTCTGCGGGAGTTCGCCCACAAGAAAGGACTCGTCTATCTGGACGAGTTGAAGCGTGAGATGCAGACGCTTAAGAATATTCGCGGCATCGGCGAAAAAAAATATGAGACCATCCTTGAAAAGCTGAAGAATCCGGCAGCTCCCTCGCATTACGAGAGCTATGGATCACGCCAGGGTCGCACAATCGATCCGAATATGGCAATCAGCCGCGCCTTCAAGGGGTCCTACAGAGTATTCATCGACTACGCTACGAAAAAAGGGTATAAGACGATTGCCGATCTGAAAGGTATCAGCCTGGACGAGATCCGTTCCGTGAACTGGCCGGGCAATGCGATCTATAAATCCTTCCTGAGAAAGCTGGAGCGCTACGGCGTTCGCCCTGTCGACTATCGCGGTAAACTCGACATCGACAGGCACGGCATGGGCATTCTCACCGACGACGTTAAGTTGAACAAGGCCTATCAGAACGCTAAAGTAGCGAATCTGCGTGAGTTCCTTCAGCTTGGTGAAGAAGGTCGCCTTGCGATCAAGAACTACGGTGAGATCAGCGAGAACCTGCTTCGCGATCTGCTGCTCGATCATGAGATCGATCCCGAGCAGTTCGAGAACACCCGCGGAAGCCGCTTTCCCGAGCGTGATATGAAGCTGAAGCCCGATGATATTCTGGGCCGCATGAAAACGCTGCTTTCTCAGCGAGAGTATATGATCCTCGTGCATCGCGGCATCAAGAAGCAAACGCTCGAAAGCGTCGGCTCTGAATTGAATCTGACTCGCGAACGTATTCGCCAGATCGAAAAAAAGGCCGTCCTGCGCACAAACATCTATCTGGGGCCGATCATCCAGCAGTTCGCCGATCGCATCCATGAGAAGGTGGCGAAGGCCGGCGGTCGCGATACGATCAAGAGCCTGTGCCGTCAGCTCAACGCAAAAGAAGATAGCATCAGCCTGATCGCCTATCTTGCCGGCTACCGAGATCTGCGTATCGACGGTCAGTATATCTACATCGACATGACAAGGTCGCGTAACTGGCGTAACGGCCGGTCCGCCTGA